The following proteins are co-located in the Micromonospora viridifaciens genome:
- a CDS encoding RDD family protein, with product MTTTATVPVPPATDPTFTPPSIGRRFGALIIDWVLCLLVAGLFASPARDGWPPVVVLVVEYAVFLGLFAQTPGMYITRIRCLAWSDGGRIGVLRALLRGLLLVLVVPALIMDGHRRGLHDRLSNSVIAPAPRP from the coding sequence GTGACCACTACCGCCACCGTGCCGGTGCCGCCCGCCACGGACCCGACCTTCACACCCCCCAGCATCGGCCGCCGGTTTGGCGCACTGATCATCGACTGGGTGCTCTGCCTGCTGGTGGCCGGCCTGTTCGCCAGCCCGGCCCGGGACGGCTGGCCCCCGGTGGTGGTGCTGGTCGTCGAGTACGCCGTCTTCCTCGGCCTCTTCGCCCAGACCCCCGGCATGTACATCACCCGGATCCGCTGCCTGGCCTGGTCGGACGGCGGCCGGATCGGGGTGCTCCGCGCGCTGCTGCGCGGCCTGCTGCTGGTCCTGGTAGTGCCTGCCCTGATCATGGACGGGCACCGCCGCGGCCTGCACGACCGCCTCTCCAACTCCGTCATCGCCCCCGCCCCCCGCCCCTAA
- a CDS encoding DUF4191 domain-containing protein, with protein sequence MAKPQEKVSFGQRLKQIGMVFRFTAKQDRWFAPLTAAAVLIPLALTVVAVILWGWIWLPLGILFTLLAVLIVLNLRSNKAMMNAAEGQPGAAAQIMESMRGDWRVTPAVSSTTQMDMVHLVVGRPGVILLAEGNPQRVRGLLGQEKRRLAKVIGSAPLHDFVIGQGEGELPIRKLRMTLMRLPKPLKPRDVNALDKRLKALTARPQMPKGAIPKNMRPPRGAFRQTRGR encoded by the coding sequence ATGGCAAAGCCCCAGGAGAAGGTCTCGTTCGGCCAGCGGCTGAAGCAGATCGGGATGGTGTTCCGGTTCACCGCCAAGCAGGACCGGTGGTTCGCGCCGCTCACCGCGGCCGCGGTGCTGATTCCGCTCGCGCTCACCGTGGTCGCGGTCATCCTCTGGGGCTGGATCTGGCTGCCGCTCGGCATCCTGTTCACCCTGCTCGCCGTGCTGATCGTGCTCAACCTGCGGTCCAACAAGGCGATGATGAACGCCGCCGAGGGGCAGCCGGGAGCGGCAGCGCAGATCATGGAGAGCATGCGCGGCGACTGGCGGGTCACCCCGGCGGTCAGCTCCACCACCCAGATGGACATGGTGCACCTGGTGGTCGGTCGCCCCGGCGTGATCCTGCTCGCCGAGGGCAACCCGCAGCGCGTACGCGGGCTGCTCGGCCAGGAGAAGCGCCGGCTGGCGAAGGTGATCGGCTCCGCCCCGCTGCACGACTTCGTGATCGGCCAGGGCGAGGGTGAGCTGCCCATCCGTAAGCTGCGGATGACCCTGATGCGGCTGCCCAAGCCCCTCAAGCCCAGGGACGTGAACGCCCTCGACAAGCGGCTGAAGGCGCTCACCGCCCGCCCGCAGATGCCCAAGGGCGCGATCCCGAAGAACATGCGCCCCCCACGCGGCGCCTTCCGCCAAACCCGCGGCCGCTAA